Genomic window (Streptomyces yatensis):
GGTGCACGCCAACTTCCAGGACGAGGACCACTACGCGCCCTCCGCCTATCTGCTGCGGGTGCTCGGCGGACCGGACACCAACGCGATCGAGCTGGGCGCCGCCAGCGACGGCGGGGGAGCCGCGCTGGTCACCGCGGCCGAACACCTCACCGCCAAACCGGCCGCGAAGGCCGCGCTGGTGACCGCCGGTGTCCGGTTCCGGCCCGAACGGTGGGGCCACGTGTCGGAGATGGGGCATCTGGCCGGTGACTCCGGCGCCGCCGCCGTCCTCACCCGGGGGACGGGCTTCGCGCGGCTGATGGCGACCGATCAGGCCGCGCAGCCGCAACTGGAGGTGCTGACCCGGGCCCGGACGGCGCCCGACGGCAGCGGCCGGCCGCTCCTCGTCGAGGAGACCGGATTCATGCCGTACATCGACGCGCTGCGGCAGTCCACGCGCCGCTGTGTCGAGACCGTCCTCGAGGAGACCGGCGTCCGGCCGGAGGGCATCGCGCGTGTGCTGCCCATCGCGATCGGGTCGGAGGTGCTCGACCTGCTGCTCGGCGGTGCGCCGCTGGGCCTGCGGGCCGCCGACACCAGCTGGACCTTCGGCCGGCACCTCGGCCACTGCGGACCGTGCGACGTCCTGCTCGCCCTCGACCGGGAGTTCCGCTCCGGCACGCTGCGGGCCGGGGAACGGGTCCTCGTCGTGAGTTTCGGGCTCGGCTTCCGCTGGACCACCGCGCTGCTGGAGATCACCCGCGACCCCGTCACCGCGGTGCCGGCCGGCCACTCAACGAAGAAGTGAGGTTCCCCATGACAGACACGAGTACGGCCTCCGCCGGATCGGTGCCGCTCGCCCCGCGGGCGTGGCCGCTGCTGGGCCACGCGCTGCCGCTGCTCCGTTACCCGCTGGCGTTCATCATGTCGCTGTCCGGATACCGCGAGATGGTCCGCGTCCGGCTCGGCCCGAGCTCCGCCGTGATGATCTGCGACCCCGACCTGACCCGGCAGGTGTTCCTCAACGACCGGACCTTCGACAAGGGCGGCCCGATCTACGACCGGATCCGCGAGGTGATCGGCGACGGCCTGTCCACCTGCGCCTACCCCCTGCACCGGCGGCAGCGCCGGCTGTGCCAGCCCTCGTTCCACCCGACCCGCCTCGCCGGGTACGGCGCGGTCTTCGCGCGGGCGGCCACGAACAAGGCGGGCTCCTGGCGGGACGGCGACGTCCTCGACGTCACCCAGGAGATGATGACGCTCACGACGCGGGCCACCATGGAGACGATGTTCAGCGGCGCGCTGCCGGCCGAGACCATGCAACGGTGCCTGGCCGACACCGCCGTGATCGTGAGCGCGTTCTTCCGCCGGATGATGACGCCGGCGCTGCTGCGGCGGCTGCCGACCCGGCAGAAGCGGCGCTACGACGACGCCCGCACCCGGCTGGCCGCCACCATCGCGGAGATCATCGCCGAGCGGCGGGCCGATCCGACCGACCACGCCGATCTGCTCTCCACGCTGGTCGCCGCGGTCGACGAGGAGAGCGAGGACGGCCGGCGTCAGCTGAACGACGCCGAACTCGCCGACGAGGCCCTCACGTTCTTCCTCGGCGGCATGGAGACCACGGCCATCACCCTGGCCTGGGCGCTGCACCTGCTCGCCACCAACCCGGACGTCCAGCACCGTCTGAAGGCCGAGACCGACCGGGTCCTGACGGGCGGGAAGCTCGACCCCGCGCATCTGCCCTCGCTCGGCCTGGCCTCCCGGGTGGTGACCGAGACGCTGCGGCTGTATCCGCCGGCCTGGATGATGACCCGTGTCGTCCGGGAGGACGCCGAACTGGGCGGCGTGCGGTTCAAGGGCGGCAGCACCATCGTGCTCAGCCCCTACCTTCTGCACCGCCGGGCCGACCTCTACGACGAGCCCGACCGGTTCGACCCGGACCGCTGGCTGGACGCCCAGCCCGACCGCCGGGCCACCTACATCCCGTTCGGCGCCGGTGCCCGCAAGTGCATCGGGGACCAGTTCGCCCTCACCGAGGCCATCCTGGCGCTGACCGCCATCGTCGACCGCTGGGAGCTGACCCCGGTCGGCGACCAGCCGTTCCAGCCCAAGGTGGAGACCAGCCTGAGCTCACGGGGACTGCGCCTGCGGCTCACCGAGCGGCGGTCCTCCGGCGCCGGCGACGCGGAGCGGAGCGCCGCCGCAGCGCTGTCCGCCTCCGTCC
Coding sequences:
- a CDS encoding 3-oxoacyl-[acyl-carrier-protein] synthase III C-terminal domain-containing protein, yielding MLWQDITIAGTGSWIPPIRQKHEPWDKPVDHGPPTLVALNGFTSAAVSTDSTPSQMAARAGLKALRHANVTGADLSLLVHANFQDEDHYAPSAYLLRVLGGPDTNAIELGAASDGGGAALVTAAEHLTAKPAAKAALVTAGVRFRPERWGHVSEMGHLAGDSGAAAVLTRGTGFARLMATDQAAQPQLEVLTRARTAPDGSGRPLLVEETGFMPYIDALRQSTRRCVETVLEETGVRPEGIARVLPIAIGSEVLDLLLGGAPLGLRAADTSWTFGRHLGHCGPCDVLLALDREFRSGTLRAGERVLVVSFGLGFRWTTALLEITRDPVTAVPAGHSTKK
- a CDS encoding cytochrome P450, with the protein product MTDTSTASAGSVPLAPRAWPLLGHALPLLRYPLAFIMSLSGYREMVRVRLGPSSAVMICDPDLTRQVFLNDRTFDKGGPIYDRIREVIGDGLSTCAYPLHRRQRRLCQPSFHPTRLAGYGAVFARAATNKAGSWRDGDVLDVTQEMMTLTTRATMETMFSGALPAETMQRCLADTAVIVSAFFRRMMTPALLRRLPTRQKRRYDDARTRLAATIAEIIAERRADPTDHADLLSTLVAAVDEESEDGRRQLNDAELADEALTFFLGGMETTAITLAWALHLLATNPDVQHRLKAETDRVLTGGKLDPAHLPSLGLASRVVTETLRLYPPAWMMTRVVREDAELGGVRFKGGSTIVLSPYLLHRRADLYDEPDRFDPDRWLDAQPDRRATYIPFGAGARKCIGDQFALTEAILALTAIVDRWELTPVGDQPFQPKVETSLSSRGLRLRLTERRSSGAGDAERSAAAALSASVQPPTQPGAAACPVKHGK